The Gemmatimonadota bacterium genomic interval GATTCAGGCGCCTCAGGTACTCCTTGAGCTCTTCGGCGTTCGTGAAAGGAGAGGGCTCCGCCTCGGGTTCGGCCTCCACCTCCTTGGCCGAGGACTCCTCCGAGGCAACCTCGATAGACGCGATCTCCAGGAGGTCGTCTTCCGCGAAGATCCGGGCATCGGCGCGAAGCGCCACGGCGATGGAGTCCGACGGCCGTGCGTCCACGCTGATCGTGTCCCCGGTCCGCTGGATGACGAGCTCCGCATAATAGGTGGCATCCGCCACTTTCGTGATGACGACCCGGTCGAGATTTCCGCCGAGTCCGGCGACCACGGAGACGAGGAGATCGTGCGTCAGGGGGCGGGAAAACTTCATGTCGGCG includes:
- a CDS encoding bifunctional nuclease family protein; the encoded protein is MLVEVKVQSLGLDRASNTPVLILQEVSGDRVLPIWIGPGEASAIAMQLADMKFSRPLTHDLLVSVVAGLGGNLDRVVITKVADATYYAELVIQRTGDTISVDARPSDSIAVALRADARIFAEDDLLEIASIEVASEESSAKEVEAEPEAEPSPFTNAEELKEYLRRLNPEDFGRFSP